A single window of Bombyx mori chromosome 9, ASM3026992v2 DNA harbors:
- the LOC101737743 gene encoding putative mediator of RNA polymerase II transcription subunit 26 isoform X4: MYILLAEACKDAGYIRSPENLNPLSTIEPWPISSVENLMKGTSGLQTELSESPRIARSIRPPEQLYGPRRKPTGAETAPTAPQTGLLDHSRNPLQHSQNQLEHNQDLLDHSQNLLEHSQDFLDNSQNPLQHSQNQLVQDQDLLDHSQIPLQHSQNQLEHSQDLLDNSQNSLQHSQNQLEHSQDLLDHSQNLLDHSQNQLEHSQDLLDHSQIPLQHSQNQLEHSQDFLDNNQNPLQHSQNQLEHSQDLLDHSQNLLDHSQNQLEHSQDLLDHSQIPLQHSQNQLEHSQDFLDNNQNPLQHSQNQLEHSQDLLDHSQNLLDHSQDFLDNSQNPLQHSQNQLEHSQDLLDHNQNLLDHSQNQLEHSQDLLDNNQNPLQHSQNQQEHSQDLLDHSQNQLEHSQDFLDNSQNPLQHSHNQLEHSQDLLDHNQNLLDHSQNQLEHSQDFLENNQNPLQHSQNQLEHSQDFLDNNQNPLQHSQNQLEHSQDLLDHSQNLLDHSQNQLEHSQDLLDHSQIPLQHSQNQLEHSQDFLDNSQNPLQHSQNQLEHSQDFLDHSQIPLQHSQNQLEHSQDFLDNNQNPLQHSQNQLEHSQDFLDNNQNPLQHSQNQLEHSQDLLDHSQIPLQHSQNQLEHSQDFLDNNQNPLRHSQNQLVHSQDLLDHSQNLLDHSQNQLEHSQDLLDHSQIPLQHSQNQLEHSQDFLDNNQNPLQHSQNQLEHSQDFLDNNQNPLQHSQNQLEHSQDLLDHSQNLLDHSQNQLEHSQDLLDHSQTPLQHSQNQLEHSQDLLDHSQIPLQHSQNQLEHSQDFLDNNQNPLQHSQNQLVHNQDLLDHSQIPLQHSQNQLEHSQDFLDNNQNPLQHSQNQLEHSQDFLDNNQNPLQHSQNQLEHSQDLLDHSQTPLQHSQNQLEHSQDLLDHSQIPLQHSQNQLEHSQDFLDNNQNPLQHSQNQLVHNQDLLDHSQIPMQHSQNQLEHSQDFLDNSQNPLQHSQNQLEHSQDFLDHSQIPLQHSQNQLEHSQDLLDHSQIPLQHSQNQLEHSQDLLDHSQTPLQHSQNQLEHSQDLLDHSQIPLQHSQNQLEHSQEFLDNNQNPLQHSQNQLVHNQDLLDHSQIPLQHSHNQLEHSQDLLDHNQNLLDHSQNQLEHSQGLLDNNQNPLQHSQNQLEHSQDLLDNNQNPLQHSQNQLEHSQDLLDHSQNLLDHSQNLLDHNQNQLEHSQDLLDHSQIPLQHSQNQLEHSQDFLDNNQNPLQHSQNQLEHSQDFLENNQNPLQHSQNQLEHSQDFLDHSQNQLGHSQDLLEHSLNPLQHSQNQLEHTQDFLDNSQNPLQHSQNQLEHSQDLLDHSQNQLGHSQDLLEHSQNPLQHSQNQLEHSQDFLDNSQNPLQHSQNQLEHSQDFLDHSQIPLQHSQNQLEHSQDFLDNNQNPLQHSQNQLEHSQDLLDNSQNPLQHSQNQLTRPQPEPTAAQPEPSTAQSESTGAQPGLTRPQPESTGPKPESIGAQPGLTRPQPESTGPQPESTGAHPGLTRPQPESTGAQPELNRQQPEPTATQPESTGAQPGLTRPQPELTGAQPGLTRPQPESTGAQPGLNRQQPEPTATQPESTGAQPGLTRQQPEPTATQPESTGAQPGLTRQQPELTATQPESTGAQTRLTGAQPELTRPQPDPTATQPESTGAQPGFTRQQPEPTATHPESTGAQPEPTRPQTGPTGRTGAAGSKTRNLKTSPGSFVETDSESEKIHSTEALVAAILGALVVGLIIGCLFHILYINKRRCKSYGTSTAQ, translated from the exons ATGTACATTCTTCTGGCCGAGGCGTGCAAGGATGCCGG GTACATAAGGAGCCCAGAAAATTTAAATCCACTGTCTACAATAGAACCATGGCCTATATCATCAGTGGAGAACCTAATGAAAGGAACATCTGGATTACAAACAGAATTATCAGAATCACCGCGTATAGCTAGATCGATACGACCACCTGAACAACTATATGGACCACGGCGAAAACCTACCGGAGCCGAGACAGCACCTACTGCACCACAGACAGGACTTTTAGACCACAGCCGGAACCCACTGCAACACAGCCAGAATCAACTGGAGCACAACCAGGACTTACTAGACCACAGCCAGAATCTACTGGAGCACAGCCAGGACTTCCTAGACAACAGCCAGAACCCACTGCAACACAGCCAGAATCAACTGGTGCAAGACCAGGACTTACTAGACCATAGCCAGATACCACTGCAACACAGCCAGAATCAACTGGAGCACAGTCAGGACTTACTAGACAACAGCCAGAACTCACTGCAACACAGCCAGAATCAACTGGAGCACAGCCAGGACTTACTAGACCACAGCCAGAATCTACTGGACCACAGCCAGAATCAACTGGAGCACAGCCAGGACTTACTAGACCATAGCCAGATACCACTGCAACACAGCCAGAATCAACTGGAGCACAGCCAGGACTTTCTAGACAACAACCAGAACCCACTGCAACACAGCCAGAATCAACTGGAGCACAGCCAGGACTTACTAGACCACAGCCAGAATCTACTGGACCACAGCCAGAATCAACTGGAGCACAGCCAGGACTTACTAGACCATAGCCAGATACCACTGCAACACAGCCAGAATCAACTGGAGCACAGCCAGGACTTTCTAGACAACAACCAGAACCCACTGCAACACAGCCAGAATCAACTGGAGCACAGCCAGGACTTACTAGACCACAGCCAGAATCTACTGGACCACAGTCAGGATTTCCTAGACAACAGCCAGAACCCACTGCAACACAGCCAGAATCAACTGGAGCACAGCCAGGACTTACTAGACCACAACCAGAATCTACTGGACCACAGCCAGAATCAACTGGAGCACAGCCAGGACTTACTAGACAACAACCAGAACCCACTGCAACACAGCCAGAATCAACAGGAGCACAGCCAGGACTTACTAGACCACAGCCAGAATCAACTGGAGCACAGTCAGGACTTCCTAGACAACAGCCAGAACCCACTGCAACACAGCCATAATCAACTGGAGCACAGCCAGGACTTACTAGACCACAACCAGAATCTACTGGACCACAGCCAGAATCAACTGGAGCACAGCCAGGACTTTCTAGAAAACAACCAGAACCCACTGCAACACAGCCAGAATCAACTGGAGCACAGCCAGGACTTTCTAGACAACAACCAGAACCCACTGCAACACAGCCAGAATCAACTGGAGCACAGCCAGGACTTACTAGACCACAGCCAGAATCTACTGGACCACAGCCAGAATCAACTGGAGCACAGCCAGGACTTACTAGACCACAGCCAGATACCACTGCAACACAGCCAGAATCAACTGGAGCACAGTCAGGACTTCCTAGACAACAGCCAGAACCCACTGCAACACAGCCAGAATCAACTGGAGCACAGTCAGGACTTCCTAGACCATAGCCAGATACCACTGCAACACAGCCAGAATCAACTGGAGCACAGCCAGGACTTTCTAGACAACAATCAGAACCCACTGCAACACAGCCAGAATCAACTGGAGCACAGCCAGGACTTTCTAGACAACAACCAGAACCCACTGCAACACAGCCAGAATCAACTGGAGCACAGCCAGGACTTACTAGACCATAGCCAGATACCACTGCAACACAGCCAGAATCAACTGGAGCACAGCCAGGACTTTCTAGACAACAACCAGAACCCACTGCGACACAGCCAGAATCAACTGGTGCACAGCCAGGACTTACTAGACCACAGCCAGAATCTACTGGACCACAGCCAGAATCAACTGGAGCACAGCCAGGACTTACTAGACCATAGCCAGATACCACTGCAACACAGCCAGAATCAACTGGAGCACAGCCAGGACTTTCTAGACAACAATCAGAACCCACTGCAACACAGCCAGAATCAACTGGAGCACAGCCAGGACTTTCTAGACAACAACCAGAACCCACTGCAACACAGCCAGAATCAACTGGAGCACAGCCAGGACTTACTAGACCACAGCCAGAATCTACTGGACCACAGCCAGAATCAACTGGAGCACAGCCAGGACTTACTAGACCACAGCCAGACCCCACTGCAACACAGCCAGAATCAACTGGAGCACAGCCAGGACTTACTAGACCATAGCCAGATACCACTGCAACACAGCCAGAATCAACTGGAGCACAGCCAGGACTTTCTAGACAACAACCAGAACCCACTGCAACACAGCCAGAATCAACTGGTGCACAACCAGGACTTACTAGACCATAGCCAGATACCACTGCAACACAGCCAGAATCAACTGGAGCACAGTCAGGACTTCCTAGACAACAATCAGAACCCACTGCAACACAGCCAGAATCAACTGGAGCACAGCCAGGACTTTCTAGACAACAACCAGAACCCACTGCAACACAGCCAGAATCAACTGGAGCACAGCCAGGACTTACTAGACCACAGCCAGACCCCACTGCAACACAGCCAGAATCAACTGGAGCACAGCCAGGACTTACTAGACCATAGCCAGATACCACTGCAACACAGCCAGAATCAACTGGAGCACAGCCAGGACTTTCTAGACAACAACCAGAACCCACTGCAACACAGCCAGAATCAACTGGTGCACAACCAGGACTTACTAGACCATAGCCAGATACCAATGCAACACAGCCAGAATCAACTGGAGCACAGTCAGGACTTCCTAGACAACAGCCAGAACCCACTGCAACACAGCCAGAATCAACTGGAGCACAGTCAGGACTTCCTAGACCATAGCCAGATACCACTGCAACACAGCCAGAATCAACTGGAGCACAGCCAGGACTTACTAGACCATAGCCAGATACCACTGCAACACAGCCAGAATCAACTGGAGCACAGCCAGGACTTACTAGACCACAGCCAGACCCCACTGCAACACAGCCAGAATCAACTGGAGCACAGCCAGGACTTACTAGACCATAGCCAGATACCACTGCAACACAGCCAGAATCAACTGGAGCACAGCCAGGAATTTCTAGACAACAACCAGAACCCACTGCAACACAGCCAGAATCAACTGGTGCACAACCAGGACTTACTAGACCATAGCCAGATACCACTGCAACACAGCCATAATCAACTGGAGCACAGCCAGGACTTACTAGACCACAACCAGAATCTACTGGACCACAGCCAGAATCAACTGGAGCACAGCCAGGGCTTACTAGACAACAATCAGAACCCACTGCAACACAGCCAAAATCAACTGGAGCACAGCCAGGACTTACTAGACAACAATCAGAACCCACTGCAACACAGCCAAAATCAACTGGAGCACAGCCAGGACTTACTAGACCACAGCCAGAATCTACTGGACCACAGCCAGAATCTACTGGACCACAACCAGAATCAACTGGAGCACAGCCAGGACTTACTAGACCATAGCCAGATACCACTGCAACACAGCCAGAATCAACTGGAGCACAGCCAGGACTTTCTAGACAACAACCAGAACCCACTGCAACATAGCCAGAATCAACTGGAGCACAGCCAGGACTTTCTAGAAAACAACCAGAACCCACTGCAACACAGCCAGAATCAACTAGAGCACAGCCAGGACTTTCTAGATCACAGCCAGAATCAACTAGGGCACAGCCAGGACTTACTGGAGCACAGCCTGAACCCACTGCAACACAGCCAAAATCAACTGGAGCACACTCAGGACTTCCTAGACAACAGCCAGAACCCACTGCAACACAGCCAGAATCAACTGGAGCACAGCCAAGACTTACTAGACCACAGCCAGAATCAACTGGGGCACAGCCAGGACTTACTGGAGCACAGCCAGAACCCACTGCAACACAGCCAGAATCAACTAGAGCACAGTCAGGACTTCCTAGACAACAGCCAGAACCCACTGCAACACAGCCAGAATCAACTGGAGCACAGTCAGGACTTCCTAGACCATAGCCAGATACCACTGCAACACAGCCAGAATCAACTGGAGCACAGCCAGGACTTTCTAGATAACAACCAGAACCCACTGCAACACAGCCAGAATCAACTGGAGCACAGCCAGGACTTACTAGACAACAGCCAAAACCCACTGCAACACAGCCAGAATCAACTTACTAGACCACAGCCAGAACCCACTGCAGCACAGCCAGAACCCTCTACAGCACAATCAGAATCAACTGGAGCACAACCAGGACTTACTAGACCACAGCCAGAATCTACTGGACCTAAGCCAGAATCAATTGGAGCACAACCAGGACTTACTAGACCACAGCCAGAATCTACCGGACCACAGCCAGAATCAACTGGAGCACACCCAGGACTTACTAGACCACAGCCAGAATCAACTGGAGCACAGCCAGAACTTAATAGACAACAGCCAGAACCCACTGCAACACAGCCAGAATCAACTGGAGCACAGCCAGGACTTACTAGACCACAACCAGAATTAACTGGAGCACAGCCAGGACTTACTAGACCACAGCCAGAATCAACTGGAGCACAGCCAGGACTTAATAGACAACAGCCAGAACCCACTGCAACACAGCCAGAATCAACTGGAGCACAGCCAGGACTTACTAGACAACAGCCAGAACCTACTGCAACACAGCCAGAATCAACTGGAGCACAGCCAGGACTTACTAGACAACAGCCAGAACTCACTGCAACACAGCCAGAATCAACTGGAGCACAGACAAGACTTACTGGAGCACAGCCAGAACTTACTAGACCACAGCCAGACCCCACTGCAACACAGCCAGAATCAACTGGAGCACAGCCAGGATTTACTAGACAACAGCCAGAACCCACTGCAACACACCCAGAATCAACTGGAGCACAGCCAGAACCTACTAGACCACAGACAGGACCTACAGGCAGGACAGGAGCAGCGGGATCAAAGACCAGAAATCTAAAAACAAGCCCAGGTAGTTTTGTAGAAACagacag TGAATCAGAGAAAATCCATTCAACAGAAGCACTAGTGGCCGCTATCCTCGGAGCACTGGTAGTCGGCTTGATTATCGGATGTCTGTTTCATATCCTATACATCAATAAAAGAAGATGCAAGTCATATGGTACGTCAACTGCACAATAG
- the LOC101737743 gene encoding putative mediator of RNA polymerase II transcription subunit 26 isoform X3: MDPNFILLKIILFSMLFCIRVQCKSIVPRDSNDSPIDSQEPKWIDSTFKLNDKGYIRSPENLNPLSTIEPWPISSVENLMKGTSGLQTELSESPRIARSIRPPEQLYGPRRKPTGAETAPTAPQTGLLDHSRNPLQHSQNQLEHNQDLLDHSQNLLEHSQDFLDNSQNPLQHSQNQLVQDQDLLDHSQIPLQHSQNQLEHSQDLLDNSQNSLQHSQNQLEHSQDLLDHSQNLLDHSQNQLEHSQDLLDHSQIPLQHSQNQLEHSQDFLDNNQNPLQHSQNQLEHSQDLLDHSQNLLDHSQNQLEHSQDLLDHSQIPLQHSQNQLEHSQDFLDNNQNPLQHSQNQLEHSQDLLDHSQNLLDHSQDFLDNSQNPLQHSQNQLEHSQDLLDHNQNLLDHSQNQLEHSQDLLDNNQNPLQHSQNQQEHSQDLLDHSQNQLEHSQDFLDNSQNPLQHSHNQLEHSQDLLDHNQNLLDHSQNQLEHSQDFLENNQNPLQHSQNQLEHSQDFLDNNQNPLQHSQNQLEHSQDLLDHSQNLLDHSQNQLEHSQDLLDHSQIPLQHSQNQLEHSQDFLDNSQNPLQHSQNQLEHSQDFLDHSQIPLQHSQNQLEHSQDFLDNNQNPLQHSQNQLEHSQDFLDNNQNPLQHSQNQLEHSQDLLDHSQIPLQHSQNQLEHSQDFLDNNQNPLRHSQNQLVHSQDLLDHSQNLLDHSQNQLEHSQDLLDHSQIPLQHSQNQLEHSQDFLDNNQNPLQHSQNQLEHSQDFLDNNQNPLQHSQNQLEHSQDLLDHSQNLLDHSQNQLEHSQDLLDHSQTPLQHSQNQLEHSQDLLDHSQIPLQHSQNQLEHSQDFLDNNQNPLQHSQNQLVHNQDLLDHSQIPLQHSQNQLEHSQDFLDNNQNPLQHSQNQLEHSQDFLDNNQNPLQHSQNQLEHSQDLLDHSQTPLQHSQNQLEHSQDLLDHSQIPLQHSQNQLEHSQDFLDNNQNPLQHSQNQLVHNQDLLDHSQIPMQHSQNQLEHSQDFLDNSQNPLQHSQNQLEHSQDFLDHSQIPLQHSQNQLEHSQDLLDHSQIPLQHSQNQLEHSQDLLDHSQTPLQHSQNQLEHSQDLLDHSQIPLQHSQNQLEHSQEFLDNNQNPLQHSQNQLVHNQDLLDHSQIPLQHSHNQLEHSQDLLDHNQNLLDHSQNQLEHSQGLLDNNQNPLQHSQNQLEHSQDLLDNNQNPLQHSQNQLEHSQDLLDHSQNLLDHSQNLLDHNQNQLEHSQDLLDHSQIPLQHSQNQLEHSQDFLDNNQNPLQHSQNQLEHSQDFLENNQNPLQHSQNQLEHSQDFLDHSQNQLGHSQDLLEHSLNPLQHSQNQLEHTQDFLDNSQNPLQHSQNQLEHSQDLLDHSQNQLGHSQDLLEHSQNPLQHSQNQLEHSQDFLDNSQNPLQHSQNQLEHSQDFLDHSQIPLQHSQNQLEHSQDFLDNNQNPLQHSQNQLEHSQDLLDNSQNPLQHSQNQLTRPQPEPTAAQPEPSTAQSESTGAQPGLTRPQPESTGPKPESIGAQPGLTRPQPESTGPQPESTGAHPGLTRPQPESTGAQPELNRQQPEPTATQPESTGAQPGLTRPQPELTGAQPGLTRPQPESTGAQPGLNRQQPEPTATQPESTGAQPGLTRQQPEPTATQPESTGAQPGLTRQQPELTATQPESTGAQTRLTGAQPELTRPQPDPTATQPESTGAQPGFTRQQPEPTATHPESTGAQPEPTRPQTGPTGRTGAAGSKTRNLKTSPGSFVETDSESEKIHSTEALVAAILGALVVGLIIGCLFHILYINKRRCKSYGTSTAQ, encoded by the exons GTACATAAGGAGCCCAGAAAATTTAAATCCACTGTCTACAATAGAACCATGGCCTATATCATCAGTGGAGAACCTAATGAAAGGAACATCTGGATTACAAACAGAATTATCAGAATCACCGCGTATAGCTAGATCGATACGACCACCTGAACAACTATATGGACCACGGCGAAAACCTACCGGAGCCGAGACAGCACCTACTGCACCACAGACAGGACTTTTAGACCACAGCCGGAACCCACTGCAACACAGCCAGAATCAACTGGAGCACAACCAGGACTTACTAGACCACAGCCAGAATCTACTGGAGCACAGCCAGGACTTCCTAGACAACAGCCAGAACCCACTGCAACACAGCCAGAATCAACTGGTGCAAGACCAGGACTTACTAGACCATAGCCAGATACCACTGCAACACAGCCAGAATCAACTGGAGCACAGTCAGGACTTACTAGACAACAGCCAGAACTCACTGCAACACAGCCAGAATCAACTGGAGCACAGCCAGGACTTACTAGACCACAGCCAGAATCTACTGGACCACAGCCAGAATCAACTGGAGCACAGCCAGGACTTACTAGACCATAGCCAGATACCACTGCAACACAGCCAGAATCAACTGGAGCACAGCCAGGACTTTCTAGACAACAACCAGAACCCACTGCAACACAGCCAGAATCAACTGGAGCACAGCCAGGACTTACTAGACCACAGCCAGAATCTACTGGACCACAGCCAGAATCAACTGGAGCACAGCCAGGACTTACTAGACCATAGCCAGATACCACTGCAACACAGCCAGAATCAACTGGAGCACAGCCAGGACTTTCTAGACAACAACCAGAACCCACTGCAACACAGCCAGAATCAACTGGAGCACAGCCAGGACTTACTAGACCACAGCCAGAATCTACTGGACCACAGTCAGGATTTCCTAGACAACAGCCAGAACCCACTGCAACACAGCCAGAATCAACTGGAGCACAGCCAGGACTTACTAGACCACAACCAGAATCTACTGGACCACAGCCAGAATCAACTGGAGCACAGCCAGGACTTACTAGACAACAACCAGAACCCACTGCAACACAGCCAGAATCAACAGGAGCACAGCCAGGACTTACTAGACCACAGCCAGAATCAACTGGAGCACAGTCAGGACTTCCTAGACAACAGCCAGAACCCACTGCAACACAGCCATAATCAACTGGAGCACAGCCAGGACTTACTAGACCACAACCAGAATCTACTGGACCACAGCCAGAATCAACTGGAGCACAGCCAGGACTTTCTAGAAAACAACCAGAACCCACTGCAACACAGCCAGAATCAACTGGAGCACAGCCAGGACTTTCTAGACAACAACCAGAACCCACTGCAACACAGCCAGAATCAACTGGAGCACAGCCAGGACTTACTAGACCACAGCCAGAATCTACTGGACCACAGCCAGAATCAACTGGAGCACAGCCAGGACTTACTAGACCACAGCCAGATACCACTGCAACACAGCCAGAATCAACTGGAGCACAGTCAGGACTTCCTAGACAACAGCCAGAACCCACTGCAACACAGCCAGAATCAACTGGAGCACAGTCAGGACTTCCTAGACCATAGCCAGATACCACTGCAACACAGCCAGAATCAACTGGAGCACAGCCAGGACTTTCTAGACAACAATCAGAACCCACTGCAACACAGCCAGAATCAACTGGAGCACAGCCAGGACTTTCTAGACAACAACCAGAACCCACTGCAACACAGCCAGAATCAACTGGAGCACAGCCAGGACTTACTAGACCATAGCCAGATACCACTGCAACACAGCCAGAATCAACTGGAGCACAGCCAGGACTTTCTAGACAACAACCAGAACCCACTGCGACACAGCCAGAATCAACTGGTGCACAGCCAGGACTTACTAGACCACAGCCAGAATCTACTGGACCACAGCCAGAATCAACTGGAGCACAGCCAGGACTTACTAGACCATAGCCAGATACCACTGCAACACAGCCAGAATCAACTGGAGCACAGCCAGGACTTTCTAGACAACAATCAGAACCCACTGCAACACAGCCAGAATCAACTGGAGCACAGCCAGGACTTTCTAGACAACAACCAGAACCCACTGCAACACAGCCAGAATCAACTGGAGCACAGCCAGGACTTACTAGACCACAGCCAGAATCTACTGGACCACAGCCAGAATCAACTGGAGCACAGCCAGGACTTACTAGACCACAGCCAGACCCCACTGCAACACAGCCAGAATCAACTGGAGCACAGCCAGGACTTACTAGACCATAGCCAGATACCACTGCAACACAGCCAGAATCAACTGGAGCACAGCCAGGACTTTCTAGACAACAACCAGAACCCACTGCAACACAGCCAGAATCAACTGGTGCACAACCAGGACTTACTAGACCATAGCCAGATACCACTGCAACACAGCCAGAATCAACTGGAGCACAGTCAGGACTTCCTAGACAACAATCAGAACCCACTGCAACACAGCCAGAATCAACTGGAGCACAGCCAGGACTTTCTAGACAACAACCAGAACCCACTGCAACACAGCCAGAATCAACTGGAGCACAGCCAGGACTTACTAGACCACAGCCAGACCCCACTGCAACACAGCCAGAATCAACTGGAGCACAGCCAGGACTTACTAGACCATAGCCAGATACCACTGCAACACAGCCAGAATCAACTGGAGCACAGCCAGGACTTTCTAGACAACAACCAGAACCCACTGCAACACAGCCAGAATCAACTGGTGCACAACCAGGACTTACTAGACCATAGCCAGATACCAATGCAACACAGCCAGAATCAACTGGAGCACAGTCAGGACTTCCTAGACAACAGCCAGAACCCACTGCAACACAGCCAGAATCAACTGGAGCACAGTCAGGACTTCCTAGACCATAGCCAGATACCACTGCAACACAGCCAGAATCAACTGGAGCACAGCCAGGACTTACTAGACCATAGCCAGATACCACTGCAACACAGCCAGAATCAACTGGAGCACAGCCAGGACTTACTAGACCACAGCCAGACCCCACTGCAACACAGCCAGAATCAACTGGAGCACAGCCAGGACTTACTAGACCATAGCCAGATACCACTGCAACACAGCCAGAATCAACTGGAGCACAGCCAGGAATTTCTAGACAACAACCAGAACCCACTGCAACACAGCCAGAATCAACTGGTGCACAACCAGGACTTACTAGACCATAGCCAGATACCACTGCAACACAGCCATAATCAACTGGAGCACAGCCAGGACTTACTAGACCACAACCAGAATCTACTGGACCACAGCCAGAATCAACTGGAGCACAGCCAGGGCTTACTAGACAACAATCAGAACCCACTGCAACACAGCCAAAATCAACTGGAGCACAGCCAGGACTTACTAGACAACAATCAGAACCCACTGCAACACAGCCAAAATCAACTGGAGCACAGCCAGGACTTACTAGACCACAGCCAGAATCTACTGGACCACAGCCAGAATCTACTGGACCACAACCAGAATCAACTGGAGCACAGCCAGGACTTACTAGACCATAGCCAGATACCACTGCAACACAGCCAGAATCAACTGGAGCACAGCCAGGACTTTCTAGACAACAACCAGAACCCACTGCAACATAGCCAGAATCAACTGGAGCACAGCCAGGACTTTCTAGAAAACAACCAGAACCCACTGCAACACAGCCAGAATCAACTAGAGCACAGCCAGGACTTTCTAGATCACAGCCAGAATCAACTAGGGCACAGCCAGGACTTACTGGAGCACAGCCTGAACCCACTGCAACACAGCCAAAATCAACTGGAGCACACTCAGGACTTCCTAGACAACAGCCAGAACCCACTGCAACACAGCCAGAATCAACTGGAGCACAGCCAAGACTTACTAGACCACAGCCAGAATCAACTGGGGCACAGCCAGGACTTACTGGAGCACAGCCAGAACCCACTGCAACACAGCCAGAATCAACTAGAGCACAGTCAGGACTTCCTAGACAACAGCCAGAACCCACTGCAACACAGCCAGAATCAACTGGAGCACAGTCAGGACTTCCTAGACCATAGCCAGATACCACTGCAACACAGCCAGAATCAACTGGAGCACAGCCAGGACTTTCTAGATAACAACCAGAACCCACTGCAACACAGCCAGAATCAACTGGAGCACAGCCAGGACTTACTAGACAACAGCCAAAACCCACTGCAACACAGCCAGAATCAACTTACTAGACCACAGCCAGAACCCACTGCAGCACAGCCAGAACCCTCTACAGCACAATCAGAATCAACTGGAGCACAACCAGGACTTACTAGACCACAGCCAGAATCTACTGGACCTAAGCCAGAATCAATTGGAGCACAACCAGGACTTACTAGACCACAGCCAGAATCTACCGGACCACAGCCAGAATCAACTGGAGCACACCCAGGACTTACTAGACCACAGCCAGAATCAACTGGAGCACAGCCAGAACTTAATAGACAACAGCCAGAACCCACTGCAACACAGCCAGAATCAACTGGAGCACAGCCAGGACTTACTAGACCACAACCAGAATTAACTGGAGCACAGCCAGGACTTACTAGACCACAGCCAGAATCAACTGGAGCACAGCCAGGACTTAATAGACAACAGCCAGAACCCACTGCAACACAGCCAGAATCAACTGGAGCACAGCCAGGACTTACTAGACAACAGCCAGAACCTACTGCAACACAGCCAGAATCAACTGGAGCACAGCCAGGACTTACTAGACAACAGCCAGAACTCACTGCAACACAGCCAGAATCAACTGGAGCACAGACAAGACTTACTGGAGCACAGCCAGAACTTACTAGACCACAGCCAGACCCCACTGCAACACAGCCAGAATCAACTGGAGCACAGCCAGGATTTACTAGACAACAGCCAGAACCCACTGCAACACACCCAGAATCAACTGGAGCACAGCCAGAACCTACTAGACCACAGACAGGACCTACAGGCAGGACAGGAGCAGCGGGATCAAAGACCAGAAATCTAAAAACAAGCCCAGGTAGTTTTGTAGAAACagacag TGAATCAGAGAAAATCCATTCAACAGAAGCACTAGTGGCCGCTATCCTCGGAGCACTGGTAGTCGGCTTGATTATCGGATGTCTGTTTCATATCCTATACATCAATAAAAGAAGATGCAAGTCATATGGTACGTCAACTGCACAATAG